Proteins encoded together in one Telopea speciosissima isolate NSW1024214 ecotype Mountain lineage chromosome 4, Tspe_v1, whole genome shotgun sequence window:
- the LOC122657363 gene encoding cold-regulated protein 27-like isoform X1: protein MEGNLSQGTPPPPRDPAMEEDGCRRTAIRTSSETSALTGDNFRGALVEDEEMDSLMSGSIFTEWTDEKHSLYLNSMEELFVKQLNDYKCCSNSKNKTMNRNNRVTSGQFKVFRYGCWQKINFERTQPQPNMTNVATKRHGLSINPWIQHFRCAGKQGEVKSAIPEENGSLFTQDVPLERTSRTSCGRVTSPKLIPAYRTQFLHQDSVESNTEVSDQNFIEEDHDGEKISSVCRTKRMKIAADVSSKDQVVPHGKSSVNSIL, encoded by the exons ATGGAAGGGAATCTCAGTCAAGGAACGCCACCGCCGCCGCGGGATCCGGCCATGGAAGAAGATGGTTGCAGAAGAACGGCGATTCGGACAAGCTCCGAGACTTCTGCTCTCACAGGTGACAATTTCAGAGGAGCTCTTGTGGAAGATGAAGAGATGGATAGCTTG ATGTCAGGATCTATATTCACAGAATGGACGGATGAGAAGCACAGCCTGTACCTCAATTCCATGGAAGAGTTGTTTGTAAAACAGCTAAATGACTACAAATGTTGTTCCAACTCAAAGAATAAAACAATGAATCGAAACAACCGTGTCACATCTGGCCAG TTCAAGGTTTTTCGGTATGGCTGCTGGCAGAAGATTAATTTTGAAAGAACTCAACCTCAGCCAAACATGACAAACGTTGCCACTAAGCGTCACGGTCTTTCGATAAATCCTTGGATTCAGCATTTCAG GTGTGCTGGCAAACAGGGAGAAGTAAAATCAGCAATTCCAGAAGAAAATGGTTCACTATTTACTCAGGATGTCCCCTTGGAAAGGACAAGCAGAACGTCCTGTGGTAGGGTTACAAGTCCAAAGCTGATCCCTGCATATCGGACACAATTTCTTCATCAGGACTCTGTTGAGAGCAATACAG AGGTATCAGATCAGAACTTCATTGAAGAAGATCATGATggagagaagattagtagtgTGTGCAGGACAAAGAGGATGAAGATTGCTGCTGACGTCTCAAGCAAAGATCAA GTTGTTCCACATGGAAAGTCTTCTGTAAATAGCATATTATGA
- the LOC122657363 gene encoding cold-regulated protein 27-like isoform X2, protein MEGNLSQGTPPPPRDPAMEEDGCRRTAIRTSSETSALTGDNFRGALVEDEEMDSLMSGSIFTEWTDEKHSLYLNSMEELFVKQLNDYKCCSNSKNKTMNRNNRVTSGQFKVFRYGCWQKINFERTQPQPNMTNVATKRHGLSINPWIQHFRCAGKQGEVKSAIPEENGSLFTQDVPLERTSRTSCGRVTSPKLIPAYRTQFLHQDSVESNTEVSDQNFIEEDHDGEKISSVCRTKRMKIAADVSSKDQCSFRLFHMESLL, encoded by the exons ATGGAAGGGAATCTCAGTCAAGGAACGCCACCGCCGCCGCGGGATCCGGCCATGGAAGAAGATGGTTGCAGAAGAACGGCGATTCGGACAAGCTCCGAGACTTCTGCTCTCACAGGTGACAATTTCAGAGGAGCTCTTGTGGAAGATGAAGAGATGGATAGCTTG ATGTCAGGATCTATATTCACAGAATGGACGGATGAGAAGCACAGCCTGTACCTCAATTCCATGGAAGAGTTGTTTGTAAAACAGCTAAATGACTACAAATGTTGTTCCAACTCAAAGAATAAAACAATGAATCGAAACAACCGTGTCACATCTGGCCAG TTCAAGGTTTTTCGGTATGGCTGCTGGCAGAAGATTAATTTTGAAAGAACTCAACCTCAGCCAAACATGACAAACGTTGCCACTAAGCGTCACGGTCTTTCGATAAATCCTTGGATTCAGCATTTCAG GTGTGCTGGCAAACAGGGAGAAGTAAAATCAGCAATTCCAGAAGAAAATGGTTCACTATTTACTCAGGATGTCCCCTTGGAAAGGACAAGCAGAACGTCCTGTGGTAGGGTTACAAGTCCAAAGCTGATCCCTGCATATCGGACACAATTTCTTCATCAGGACTCTGTTGAGAGCAATACAG AGGTATCAGATCAGAACTTCATTGAAGAAGATCATGATggagagaagattagtagtgTGTGCAGGACAAAGAGGATGAAGATTGCTGCTGACGTCTCAAGCAAAGATCAA TGCTCTTTCAGGTTGTTCCACATGGAAAGTCTTCTGTAA